The sequence below is a genomic window from Ciona intestinalis chromosome 1, KH, whole genome shotgun sequence.
ttatatcattaaatggggatCCGTaacaagaaattaaaaaagtctaacaaaatgtcccatcttcccataAGGAAGCTTTTCATCTGTGTATTTCTCATTGCTCTGATcttatgttaaatttatacGTATCTATAACATCATTAGGAAAATACTACTACCTGCAATTACTTTAAGTGAGGCTGAAAAAACAACAGCGCCGTGTTTTCCATCTCAGACCACCAAAGTACTACTAGACATTGAACCATTTTTTCTTAAAGATTGGTGACGTTAACTTATATATGGAGAAAAGTGAGATGTGctacagtagtgtgggggaagatgggacacctttagcacatgatatccaaacatcctgatcgtgttttatataatgaaCATCGGTATAaggaagtcgtgaggacaaggtttcataattctttagaTTTTACATGCTTcccaccaaattggacgagaaaatagaatgaaaaggtgtcccatcttcccccaccctactatatatattcctGTATGAAGTGTGGattcatattttaagttttcaaTCACCTTACAAGTGTATCCGGTTTGATTTTCGCGCATATTATATTGCTATTGACGATATGTACAGTGATGACCATCTACCACAagcaataaaactttttatcttTGCGTTTAATACGACGAGCAAGGTTTCGGCAGCACTGCCTCTTTCTGCGCTGTTCTTCTTGACAGGAggatttctttctcttttttgaTCTCTTATCTACCttgttctttttctttttctttcgcTTTCGTctttttctgctttttttCCATACCTCCACTAATTTGTCTCCGCTCAAGGAAGAGGCGGAGGATTGCTCAATACCTTTATACTTCTTCTTCTTTCGCGTGGCTGCAATCGCTGCACTTATCTCTTGTCCCGCTGACACAACACTTGAAACCGGGCTCTAAAATAAAGAACCacaaaatcaagttttattttgcagcTTAACTGAATCTACACACAAACTGcggtttactttttattattatatatacaaatagttGTAGCGATTACCGAGATAGAGCTATCGCTGCCTCTACGGTTCGCATTTGACGCCCCAATTCTCCTTTCtcttctttttttcatttcacgAAGTTTATCTTTTCGAATCCGTCGGTGAACCTGTTGAAAATACCTGATTTGACACGGCTTGACTTATACAGATCAAGAGATATGACATAACTACgagatttgtatattatgtgttggTTATGTAACCATGTACAGGTAACAGAAATGGATTAAAGGATTAAACACAGCAAGTTAAATTCGGTTCTTGGCAATATGAAATCGAAATTGTTAGCGAAATATAAACCTTACCTTAATATCGTCGATTGGCGATATTGATTGACAGTTCATACATTCCAACACATGCTTGGAAGGCTGCGCTGAATCCTTAGTACTAGAAGCCCCTCCAAGTTGCGTGCAAATGCTGGGCACTTTGCGGTATGCGAGTTTTGCGCATTTTGTCATGGTTTTTATTGCCCTTTGTGTCGTAGTAGGAGGCTGCTTTTCCAAAGGCGCGCTACAACCCTTTCTGATAATGCAATTATTCTATAGTAGAATCATAGTATAGAATCAGTCGGAGCCACAGTAAAATAATACCAATAGTACTTTGGAATAAAATCGGATTCCGTTAGCGCCAAAATCAGTTGTttctgatggtgttttaaacaattaaaatgcTCTCTCAGAGACACGGGGCTAGGGCTTATTTAATTCTCTAACTATTCTTGTTTAGTATTAAATGGGTcgaaaaaattgaataaaaacatgtcccatttccTCCCACCCTtaacggcctactagagatatctcttgCAGGCCGTGCACTCTTctataacttaataaaaaaaataaaatattttatcaatacTAAGTTGAGACTGTGAACATACCTATTTGCGCCACAACAAGACGAAATATCCTTCTCAGTACCAGAAGAAGATATCTTTTTGCTCAAAATTGTCTGCCGCAAAaggtattttgtatttttattttcgcaaaaaatcAGACTTTACCTCGCTGTTGTCGGTAATGGTCAAAGTGCTACTTGTTTGGGAACTGCATGGTTCGCTGTTTGGACAAGTACTTGGTGTACTGCCTCTCGTGCTCACACGCGGCTGTTTTCTCATGCCACCGGTAGCCAAAATTTTATCTGCAAAACGGAAGCGTGTCCTGTAATTAATTTAACCTAATATACTGCATTTGGCTGAATTTAAATGattacattataaattatatgatGATTCCAATACAGTATCATATAATACCGGTGACAAAAAGAGTCAAAACACCGGAGTTGGCCGGTTGATTAATAAAATTACCTCTGATGCTGATCCTTGCTCGAGTGGATAAAGTATGCTTGCTGTTTATTGTACTCAAGCCGGAAGATTGAGAATCCTTCGCTCCTCCCATTTTATTcgttcttttattttgttttcatatagTGAATTTAGGTTTGGTCCAATCgtcaaaatatattgcaaAGTTTTCGTTTGTGTGGTTGTAATTACGAAGTTTCGTCACAATGATAATTAACACGTCATAAGCGcattttcaaacataaaagACGAACAAACTGTAAGTATACGCCAAAGACATATACAAAATCTAAAACTTGGATAATTTGCCAATCCAGAAAATACGAGTATTcggtttatatattaattagttcatttttattttattttagttcgTAGTATCATTAGACTTATTCGGGATACACCAACCGAAAGTGTCGTCGCGATAATATACATTTGATTTGTTATCAGTTACTATACTTGACACTATAGTAAATATGCATTCACAAAATGTGCAGCAGCATATGAAAGCTGCATTGTCGTGTGTGAGAATCGTAGTTATATTTGCCTAAACGAGTGATACAAAAACCGCAAAATGTTTCTATTCTAAACTAACATTAACCATAGTGCATACCGCTGCAATAAATATCATAATAGACCAAGATATATTATTTCGAGTTGAAGTCCCTCGGGCAAGCGGCACGGTTGCTTTTTGGATCCAATCTTTTAACTCTGGTTTGTTTTGCCGCAAAGCTTCTTCTCCTACTATCACCTCAACTTTCTTGTGGTAGTCGTTCAGGTATTTTATCTGTAAGGTCAAAGCGGTCTCTGAGTTGTCTCGTATAGAATAAgctactttaaaatttaaaactcacACCAAAATTGTTCTTTAACTTagtcatttattcattcattcaaaatgcaattttcttgtttttaaaggGAATAAAGACTTAAACGtgttggggggagatgggacacctttatattaatatgttttctcgtccgatttaatggcaaacaaagaacattcaaaaaattaaaaaaagtcgcTTTTATAGACCGTATTtgattgtttcaaacacgttcagaaaatttggatattacgcgataaaggtgtcccgtctttccctgTCCTTGACCTATGGCAATAAATACCGGCAGCATTAAAGCTTGAACTCGGTACGTTGCTTCTTATATATAGCGTGCGACCCATGATATTTTTAACGCATATTATAAGCTAAGGTATAGCGTACCTGTTTATCGCTCAGTAAATCAACATTAATCATTTTAAGTTGAATAGGAGCCAACGTGACTGGGTCGAATGTATAAAACTTGTATCCTCCAAAGTTGTGCTGGGTGAAAATAATACATTTGTAATTTCTTTCTCCGTTTTGACAATTAACGTTTAAGTTGTTACACGCCTCATACCACATACCTCGGTCACTGCCTCAACAACTACGTTCACGTTTTCGATTCTTATCCCAAATTCACCATCTTGGTAAAAACCGGGTTCTGGAAAAGTGGGAAATAGTTTAGAAGCTGACACTTCGATACAACTCGCCGAAATGGTATAACGTACCGTGTCTCATTGCGCACCCTGCATTCTGACCTCTTTTGGTTAGAATTTTCCGTGTATAattgtggttttataaattatgggACTAAAGGTAAACCACAGTTGTTATGATACGCTAAAGTTGTGTAtacaaaacttattgtttatgtatttttaattggtATTTTGCATAACCTAGTAACCGATGGGTTACATCAACCGATCAATTCACGTCtcacaaaatattgttactaATGACTTCATAGAGATCTCACCGACGCTTGTAAACATTCCAGGTTGTAGAGGATATCCTCCGCCAACTGCATTTCCAATACCCGGTGGATCTATGggttttattagtttaaacagtttataataTGTAATTGCATGAGATGTTTGAGATGTATCGACTTGTTAAAGTATCGTGTGTAGCGTTATCTACAGGTGCTGCTGTATGTAAAGAACTGGGAGGCTTATATAAAGAAGTTTGTGTGAggctttaaaaatgttgttgcaTTGGGCAACACAAATATTGAAACACGTAATAAAGGAGGACAAATCAAAATGGAAATATTGCTTTGTCTTCAAACTTAATTTGGAGTCGATAAAAACTATACATACATTCGTGAATGCAGAGATATTGACCAACCCCGTGGCCCGTCCCATGTCTGTATTCTAATCCAACGTCATACAGATGTCTTCGTGCAAGCATGTCCAGATAGTTTCCATCTTTCGTGTAGGGAAAGATAGCACTTTGCGTGTCGATTTGACCCATCAATACACGGGTAAACGCTTCCTATCAAATTTAATTCACCAATAAAACACAGCTATTGAAAATATTCAGTCATATattactttggggtaagatggaataccgttgGTACCTATATAAACCCTGTACAACATTAACAACTTTTCCGCCGGACTATACGGGTATACAACTCGTCTAAAATATAAAGGAGAACGAAacatttcccatcttaccccaccatatactgtattattcatatctaatatataatataccttCTCAAAGTCCGTCGGTGTTCCGAAATGTACAGAACGCGTGACGTCAGTTGTGCCTTCAAAGTACTGACCACCAGAATCTATCATGTAAACTTCTGTTGTCGTGAGTGGTCGGTTTGTTTCAGGTGTGGAGCTATTATTAATAATGAagaataaattgtttgtatttctttaaagcgtactgtggggaaagatgggacaattttagcacacaatatccaaatatcctgatcgtgttttaaacaattagcaacggccTATATGGAAGTAGtgagatacggttttgtaattctttaaaagttcttttgTTTACCGCCGTTTTGAGTCTTGCCAAAATGCttgggtttaaacaaaatactcCATCATACCGGTAGTGTATGATGGCAGCGTTTGGACCACTGGCTGAAATGGATCCGAAACTGAGGCCCTTGCTTGTAGGTTGAGCGAGTCGTAggtttttgactttttcagCTCCATTCAGCTCATCAACGGTCCCCTTCGGAACGTTTATTTCCAACCATTGTAAATATTCACATAGAGCAACGGCATCGTATATCTGAGAACAAAATAGGTACAAAGCTTAGTGTGTAGCagggtgggaaagacgggacacatttagcacataatatccaaatatccgggtcatgttttaaacaaataattacgttctatgggggtcgtaaggacacggttttatatttttttaaaatgttttttttgtttactgccaattggggaaagaaaagaaataaaatatgtcccatctttccccaccctaatatatatatattaaacaatccctgaatattaaaatattatattgtgtttctGTTTACTTACATGAGCTTGTCGCATAGCTTCGATTTCTTTCGAATTCTTTACTGACTTTGGAATCTTCAGTGGAGATATATCAGAAATCTGGTGGTCCTGATACATAAGATCGATTAAGTTATAGTTATGTGTTTGGTCTTCCGTATACTTCATATATACACCATACATGCGTCATATAAATAAGACTACACTCTTGTGTGaacagaataaatataaatgaataataaatCACTGCCATATACTACTAAAGGGAATTTTCCTGTTTTTTATAGGAGGATAGGGTAAAGGTAATGTTTACATTCTTGTTATTCGTCCAATTTAGcggtaaacaaacaatatttgtagagttatataaccgcaACCCCACGACACTAAATTATCGTtgttaaattcaaaaaacatgatctggaaatatgggattaaggtggtaacggtatcccatcttacaccCCAGTATATACTACACTATACCGGTCATTGGTTAGAATATGCACTTTTTACCTCATCCACCACACTGTACATTCCGTATGTCGTTCCATCGCTAGGCAACCAAAATATGGCATTACTCTGCGTCGTGGTCAGTTGCTGCAAATATGGCCGAGCATTCTCGTACGGTTGCACAGTCGCACACGTGTTGTTAGACTCGCAACCTATTTCGGCAGAAATCAGTTTTTCACACCGAAACTAAAAGCGCAAAAATATGCTTACCTTGTTTAGCGAGGTGATCCTTGATTTCTTGCTTAGCGAAATATGACATGTTACCAAACAACACCACGTCCGTCATACCAATCACAGTGTATGATGTGAACACTGGTGTGTAAGGTATGTCGCTTCCCCGTAAGTTAAAAAACCCTGCAGTGTTTAACAAAATGAGTAGATTAtatgatttaaaacaacatggaAACATATGTTTAGGAATATTTTCCCATAGCCATATATACATTGGTAGATTAAAACATACAGATATTTTATGAAAGTGAAATTTGCTTACATGCGTTTTCATCGAGCACTGTAAGCAACAAATAATCAACTGCAGCActtttcatttcttttcttACATCCAACAACTTATCCTGTAATATACAGATCGTTTACCATCTTCGCCCGCTTACCAAGTGTGCCAACTAACCGTCCACTCTACTCCAGCATATTGAACCGGCAACACAACGACTTCGTCTCCATCTAGCGGTGGTCGGTCCGTCCATACATTGTCAACAATGTCAGGGATTGACTGATTCAGTGCAACACCACCCGACGCCAAGTTGGAGGCGTAGATTAGCCAAAGTTCTGAAAGGCATTCATTCccaaaaacaagcaaaatatattcataatGTTAAAAGGAATCGCACGGTATCTTTTAAACAATCTTGGAAATTTTACGGGCAAAGTCTTTTGAATGAAACATGGAATTACTCTTCTTGTAAAACGCCGGATGGCAAACAAAACACGTTGGGGCAAAAAATTACTTTTCTTAGAAGTGGGATTTCAGGCAGTACGTTATGCGCCTGATAGCAACAGCATCAAAATATGCCTAACTAATGCTTGTCGGCTTGTTTTTGATGTCCATACAAGAGCGACATTGTTTGTTCTTGTATTTACATAAAGTGATGTGAAAGTGAGGTCACCTATTGAAAACAGGAAAGGGTTGCCTCCAACATTCATGCCAGGTCCTAATTCTTGCACCAACCATTCTTCTATTGTGGGTACGCCTTGTTCGCCTGCAAAATGTTTGCATATCATTTTTATGATGACTcatattttgtaacattaCCGGTAATAAAATTTTTGCAACGCAATTGTTGGCGGTAAAGTCAAACACACATACTTGATCAGAATTTGGACCAAACGTATGATTCTTTATTTGAAATGCGAGACTTACCTATTTTCATGAGACTCCAATTGCAATCTAACTCTTGTTCTGCCTGTAAGAAGTAACGTCCGTCCGTCCACATTGCAGCTTTCGTCAAAGTGACAACCGCTGTCCCAGCAGATCCAGTAAACCCACTGATCCAGACGCGTCTCTTTTCACTCGGAGCCAGGTACTCACTCTAAACATACACGCAAGTGAAAGAtactgaaaatatattttacaaaattgagATGTTATGGAACTAAGCGTGATGTGGTTTATTCTTAAGCACGGAGACCTATATTGTGTCTCGGTCGagcttttctttttatttgtttgctaTAGGCGTGTATAAGTACCTGGTTGTGGGTCGTATATGGTTATTTTCGTTCAGTGTTCATGGTATATGTAACTGATTTACCATATTGGTTTTGACGCATGCGTGTTTTACTAAAAACCACCATCGCAAGATGATTACCGACTGCTTTGCCACCGGCCTGACCGCGATATATTATATGGTGGCTTTCCGCCAACATTTGGGTGACCTTACGGTATGAAAGGCGGAATCAATTATCTCGTCGATGGGCAATTTAATAACAGAACTCATACTGATCAGATACAAAACACGTTTTAgcttttttcgttttaaagtaTTACTCACCAAGTGTGCGTCGCTCGAAGGAATTATGTAAGCTTGGAAGTCACTTTTTATCATTTCGGATCTTAGGTCTCCGAGCCGCTGTGTTGTGTCTGTAGCGGTAGGCTGCAATAGAAGATACGTATTTATTATGTTGTTATGGTTTGACTTATTCTGCttatttttggtaaatttctgttttttttaaaacgaaaatgtTCAAGTTACGCTCATACGGGTGGCAACGTCGAGTCTCGAACCCGTTTCCTCTAAAGTAAACTACCTgtctaaaaagtttaaaatcatagGTTTAATTTATGGTACATCACGAACATTGTCCGGACAGGCTTTGTTGTTCTTAACGATTCCGTGTGATTCAAGTTGTCTTTCATCGAGAATATTCGACCTCCCATCACTTTGTGCTACGAGGGCATTCGTTATTGTTGCAACTGatgaaaaacacaattaatcTACGCActattttttaggaaattgtTTCGTTCAATTGCATTAACCAATTTCGCTTTGCGTGCAAAATAGATTTGGTTCACGCCTgaagttttaattcaataattttatattaaacattttttttatataaatacaccgTGATCGAAGAGCACATatacttacaaaaaataatttgcagGACAGTTCCCAAAACAcgcatttttaaatgcaacttTATCGAACCGTCACCTAACCAGAACTCCGCACTTCGACACGAGCAAGAGATTCAGCGAATGGATTTGAAAAAAACGCTGCTGGATTGCAGCAATGCAGGAAATCACCCTGCTCGTTGAATCATCAAAAGTTAATGTGTAACGGAACCAACGTGTCGGAGCGTTTTAACGATAGAGAGTTATGTAGTTATTGACAAACCTTTTGAACTAACTATGTTCATAACAAACGTGTTGCCCCTCGTACTAGGGATTTGAATTTAAAGCAAACGATGACGAAGGGTTTTAGTGGTATTCGATTAAGACAAATATTCCTATAAATAGGCGTGTACTCGGTACTGATGGGGCGTGGCAACGTTATGGTTGACTATATGAAGATATGGAGACTAAGAAATATTGGCACAAATTTCCGATTCCGCTACAATAAAATTTTCGCTTGGTGATTCGTATTTTACAATCCTGCTTAAATGACTGAGTATATACGTGGCTAGTAATGATTTTAGTAGAAATATTTGGGCATAGTTTGCATTAACAGTtcgtatattttattattactacAATAATCCAAACCCATATCGATTGAACTAAGATCGACCTACCATCAGTGCAACTTGTACTTTGTTCGCAAACTTGCAAAAATTccggtttatttatttgtttacggTCCTGGAGATTGGAACAAGGTTCAGAAGTTTAAAGAGAGTCCAAATATTCGATATCGGACCAGTTGACGTCACTGAAGCTCGTAAGCgacgtgaggtgtatgaaacagaacactcgtgtgataacgaccgtcgttgccccgtccatggcctactaaagatatttTAAGTAGCCCATGCCCCGCCGTATATATAAGGTGGAGAAGTAAGGCGACACTGCACTGGGttaaataaaagagaataactCTAATGGATACACACTTTTAacaagtaaataaatgtacaaGCATGAGTACAACTCTAGGATAGTGTGTTGAACTGTAAATTTACACTAGTTAACATTGTCGTCTCGCAGTAATTATGTGCAATGATAAGGTTCATATATATTCATCATATGCGATGTTTAACtataaaatgatgttttaattGTGACCAACTGTAGGGAAAAAGTTGATTTGTTCCGTCCTTGCTTAAATTGAAAATAGTTTGATGCCGTTGCGTTAAAGCGGAAGCACCAACAAGAAATCAAATTTGTACATGGAAATTGGTGCTTgccatttattttactatCATTTTTATCACATTGGCAAACATCGCTTGTATCGAAGTCGTTATATAACCCCGCATCCACCAGCTAATGCAAGGGGGGCTAACCACTTTATGTCACGGCGCAGGACAATAGCGGGAAAAGTAACACCAGCATGtgtttattatagtaggatggggaaagatggggcacctttttaatctgttttctcgtcctacTTAGTTGtaaccaaagaacatttaaagagttttAAACCTGTATCCTCGCAGCtcccataaaccattgttaattgtttaaaagacaatCAGGATAATTGAAAATATGTgcttaaaggtgtcccatcttaccctacagtaatatattattaaatacaaacaaacaattacagCAAATTCTGAATATTTAAAGGCAGCAGGTTgtgttttgaatattctttttatttcactTGTAATTTGACcgaaattttaaacagtttaagaTTGTGTTAACGTAACATTTCATCCTTGTTGGGTTTTGGTAAACCTTGTAACCGCAATAAACTCCAAGAAGAGTAAGAACTCCTAGAGAAAACATTGTTTCTCTCCACATTCTGACCATGGTCGGGTGTTGCCTCGACTCATCTAATAACGAAGCTGCCACGTTTAAATGAGGAAAGGGCGTGTCTGGTATTTTTTCACCGAGGAATTCACAGATTGGTTTCCAACCGTCGCCGAATTTGTACACCAATAGTTTATCCTTTGGTGCTTCCTtcatataaacattattatgttgtttaatCAATTACCCCGAAAACGCTTACTCATACTTGTAAAACCGAACAGTTGTGGTTTCTATAATTGCGTTTCCAAAGCATTTCGTTGAAGCAGAAATTAGACCAGGGCGATTTCCTGGCGATTCCTGTAAAATAACTGCATTTGGTGGTAGATGTTGAAAAGAGactaaatctatttttataattgtaataCGTAAGACTctgtatattaaaaataaaagcataCTTTAGTTTTCTTTGCGTTAATACAGTTTACCCCTTCGAAAATGAACTCACCCCACGCTTTGTTGAAAAGAAAATGTTGCCAACCAAAATAGGACAAGGTTTGCATTAAGACATACATTGGATCAGAAACGATCGACGCCATTTGTTTTTTCATGCTATACACCCAGACTGTCTCGTCGCGAATGCAAATTATTAGCTGAAAAGCAAGTGTGATGCTAGTTACGACTGACTAATTCTTGTTTGGCAGGGCAAAGTTTACGCCAACAACATAGGTGCAGTCATTGCACACCGTTGGGCGTTTTTTTAATCCTTTTGATTAACAGCAGCAGGGCGTACGGGTCTATCTAACATCAAATCCggtgccgtggcaaagtggttagcacgcctgcctccAGCCCACAGAGTACAAGGTTCGTCGCTGCTAACCAttgcgggcgtatgtgtctttgatgggcaagacacttaacggcaattgcttcaacttagtggtcactgatggctCGTCGAATTTATGAGCAATACGAACAAAATAGTCACCTACAAAGTGACATACTTGCTAGTGACTCGTAGGCTGTTGAaacaaggtatatgaaacagaacagcactcgtgttataccgaccgtcgttttccagccacgcgaaaATAacgaaagttacattcaagtatcaatatttttttatagtaggTATGTGCTCTTATTGCGCACGTATAGTTTGCCTTACATAGTTTAATaccaaactttaaacaacataatGTGCAAGACTAGAAAACCTTGGCTTCTGGAAAAGCTTCCGTCATCTCTTTCCAATACAGATAAGCAGGTGCATCGACAACAGCATCTACATCTTTGTACATTCTTCTTAAATCTTCCACTGTTCCACCATAGTTGATTATTCTTCTCCAATCATTACCAAGATAGTATTCATTTTCAAGCCAGTCGTATGTCTTGTAACCAAACTGCCGAAACACCGCCGCCATGCTCTTGGTACCAGTTTTAGAATAACCAACGTATATGACCTTCATgcttaaaaactaaaatttagtgAACCACTTCTCtcatacaattttaaatttccacCTACGAAACGCTGCCGTTgctaaaaaaattgacaagAGCAGTTTCAAAATTATATTGTGCCTGGAAACAACACCGACAGAATATAACCGGTATGGTTTGAACTGAAGCTATAGTAAGCACCTTATGTAAGTTCAACAAATGTAGGTTTGTTGTATTATCTTTTACGAGGATTAAGTACACTTGAACTCACCGTATAAATAAGTCATGTAAGGCAATTTAGCCTACACAGCAATGCTATGACGGGttacaataatttttatttgttactaGAAATTAGGTTACAGTATATACTGAATATTACTTTAGTATACAATATGAATAGGTTCTATAATTACTCGATGAACCTTATTAAAACTTCCAATATTTTGTGGTTTGGGTGTTTGAATCACCAATTTAGTATCGTAGTTGAAAAAATGTGCAGAAAATTtcgtattgttttttttttgttttataaaatcagttttagttttgtaagaAAACGAAGATATGTAAATGTATAAGTAAAATGGACGGGGAGTTATATGGCTCAAATTAAAGATGAAATCATAACAAAAAtaacgtttaaaaattataaaataaataaagtttacttGGAAAAAAAACTAGCAAGACCCGATAATTTTGCTGGCTTAACTGTAAGTTGCAAAATACtatcaatttaaaatgtttattttttataccgtcttaccccactttgtagttttgtaaGTTGTTACAATGACGCCCCGTCACGTGTTAAAAGTGCTTGCATCACAACCAGATGATACAATAGATGTCGAAGACTGCTagtagttttttttcattgtacCCTTGGTGATggtttcattcattcgttcattcatttacttaCATGCCTAATCTACAGCACAGAACTGCGATAGGCATTGCAAGTTTGATAACGGTTAAAAGGGATTTGAAGTCAAATACTATAAAGTGGTGTACAGATAGTTCTCACTTActtaaatatacaattttaattttcggTTTAAATGGTAGCGTTTTCAAGAAAACGTAACTGTAATTTGTACCGATGACGTCACGGGTGATCCGTTTACTGTGGGCGGTTTGTCTTCCGGGTGCCATATACCATTGCTACAGGGCTCAAATTATCATTAGAACTAATATGAAAGTAAGgcgtaatattttatattattgttaatcGTTTTATGTACGgagtatatttataaaacatatggAAATGGCGAcggttatttatttacactaCAGTTTACACGGTGTTTATTTAATCATCCGTATTTTTGTGTGTACTACGCAAAGCAAGACTAGTAAATACATG
It includes:
- the LOC100184503 gene encoding xaa-Pro aminopeptidase 1; this translates as MRVLGTVLQIIFFATITNALVAQSDGRSNILDERQLESHGIVKNNKACPDNPTATDTTQRLGDLRSEMIKSDFQAYIIPSSDAHLSEYLAPSEKRRVWISGFTGSAGTAVVTLTKAAMWTDGRYFLQAEQELDCNWSLMKIGEQGVPTIEEWLVQELGPGMNVGGNPFLFSIELWLIYASNLASGGVALNQSIPDIVDNVWTDRPPLDGDEVVVLPVQYAGVEWTDKLLDVRKEMKSAAVDYLLLTVLDENAWFFNLRGSDIPYTPVFTSYTVIGMTDVVLFGNMSYFAKQEIKDHLAKQGCESNNTCATVQPYENARPYLQQLTTTQSNAIFWLPSDGTTYGMYSVVDEDHQISDISPLKIPKSVKNSKEIEAMRQAHIYDAVALCEYLQWLEINVPKGTVDELNGAEKVKNLRLAQPTSKGLSFGSISASGPNAAIIHYRSTPETNRPLTTTEVYMIDSGGQYFEGTTDVTRSVHFGTPTDFEKEAFTRVLMGQIDTQSAIFPYTKDGNYLDMLARRHLYDVGLEYRHGTGHGVGQYLCIHEYPPGIGNAVGGGYPLQPGMFTSVEPGFYQDGEFGIRIENVNVVVEAVTEHNFGGYKFYTFDPVTLAPIQLKMINVDLLSDKQIKYLNDYHKKVEVIVGEEALRQNKPELKDWIQKATVPLARGTSTRNNISWSIMIFIAAVCTMVNVSLE
- the LOC108951032 gene encoding uncharacterized protein LOC108951032, whose amino-acid sequence is MKVIYVGYSKTGTKSMAAVFRQFGYKTYDWLENEYYLGNDWRRIINYGGTVEDLRRMYKDVDAVVDAPAYLYWKEMTEAFPEAKLIICIRDETVWVYSMKKQMASIVSDPMYVLMQTLSYFGWQHFLFNKAWGIARKSPWSNFCFNEMLWKRNYRNHNCSVLQEAPKDKLLVYKFGDGWKPICEFLGEKIPDTPFPHLNVAASLLDESRQHPTMVRMWRETMFSLGVLTLLGVYCGYKVYQNPTRMKCYVNTILNCLKFRSNYK
- the LOC100186899 gene encoding uncharacterized protein LOC100186899, with translation MGGAKDSQSSGLSTINSKHTLSTRARISIRDKILATGGMRKQPRVSTRGSTPSTCPNSEPCSSQTSSTLTITDNSETILSKKISSSGTEKDISSCCGANRKGCSAPLEKQPPTTTQRAIKTMTKCAKLAYRKVPSICTQLGGASSTKDSAQPSKHVLECMNCQSISPIDDIKVHRRIRKDKLREMKKRRERRIGASNANRRGSDSSISSPVSSVVSAGQEISAAIAATRKKKKYKGIEQSSASSLSGDKLVEVWKKSRKRRKRKKKKKNKVDKRSKKRKKSSCQEEQRRKRQCCRNLARRIKRKDKKFYCLW